One genomic window of Paeniglutamicibacter sp. Y32M11 includes the following:
- a CDS encoding acetate kinase, translating to MLVLVLNAGSSSLKYSVRRFDPDQSLNGGVKIAKGIVEQIGAGDVADHLQAFEIVRGELAEALGGCTVDAVGHRVVHGGERFTSPALIDNEIIRAIEQLNELAPLHNPPGVQCLRAATRAWPNVPQVAVFDTTFHRTLPEAAWRYALPDELYRRYGIRRYGFHGTSVEYVGQRAAALLGVPWEKFNGVIAHLGNGASVTAVNQGRSVDTSMGFTPLEGLVMGTRSGDVDPGVLVFLLRKGYDAEKLDNLLNRNSGFKALAGHNDMRTITEAAANGNEEAELALETAAHRLARYIGGYHVACAGAQAVVLTGGIGENSAPFRARLLAKLGPLGISLDAAANEDATGVEEGLCISAPESTIPVLVIPTDEERAIAEATLALVGAP from the coding sequence ATGCTTGTTCTCGTCCTTAACGCCGGTTCCTCGTCGCTCAAGTATTCGGTCCGACGATTCGACCCGGACCAGTCGTTGAACGGAGGCGTGAAGATCGCCAAAGGCATCGTGGAACAGATCGGCGCAGGGGACGTGGCCGACCATCTCCAAGCCTTCGAGATCGTCAGGGGCGAACTCGCCGAAGCGCTCGGAGGATGCACCGTGGATGCCGTAGGACACCGGGTGGTCCACGGTGGTGAACGCTTCACCTCACCCGCACTGATCGACAATGAAATCATCCGCGCCATCGAGCAGCTGAACGAGCTGGCGCCGCTTCACAACCCGCCCGGTGTGCAATGCCTCCGGGCAGCTACCCGAGCCTGGCCGAACGTGCCGCAGGTGGCGGTCTTCGACACCACCTTCCACCGCACCCTGCCCGAAGCTGCCTGGCGCTACGCCCTGCCGGACGAGCTCTACCGTCGGTATGGAATTCGCCGCTATGGCTTTCACGGCACCAGCGTGGAATATGTTGGACAACGGGCAGCAGCCCTGCTGGGAGTGCCGTGGGAGAAATTCAACGGCGTGATCGCGCATCTGGGCAATGGTGCCTCGGTCACGGCGGTGAATCAGGGGCGCAGCGTGGACACCTCCATGGGCTTCACGCCGTTGGAGGGCCTGGTCATGGGCACCCGGTCCGGGGACGTGGACCCCGGCGTGCTGGTCTTCCTACTGCGCAAGGGCTACGACGCCGAGAAACTGGATAACTTGCTCAACCGAAATTCAGGATTCAAGGCCCTGGCCGGGCACAATGACATGCGCACCATCACCGAGGCGGCCGCGAACGGGAACGAGGAGGCAGAGCTGGCGTTGGAAACCGCGGCGCACCGACTCGCCCGGTACATCGGCGGCTATCATGTGGCCTGTGCGGGGGCTCAGGCAGTAGTGCTCACCGGCGGTATTGGGGAGAATTCGGCCCCCTTCCGTGCCCGGCTTCTGGCCAAGCTGGGACCGTTGGGTATCAGCCTCGACGCCGCCGCGAATGAGGATGCCACCGGCGTGGAAGAAGGCCTGTGTATCTCCGCCCCGGAGTCGACCATTCCGGTTCTGGTGATTCCCACCGATGAGGAGCGCGCCATCGCCGAGGCAACGCTCGCTCTGGTTGGGGCACCGTGA
- a CDS encoding beta-ketoacyl-ACP synthase 3 gives MQLPKGPVGSQVIGLGHYQPANSMTSRDLAKMVDTSDDWTQSRTGIVTRHISEQTETVADMAVAAGRHALSDANVDIELVDLIIVATTTATERTPNTAGRVAHALGALSPAIIDINTACSGFCHALGLADSAIRTGTATVALVIAAEQLSALTDWTDRGTCTLTADGSGAMIVAASDSPRISAVNWGSDHRMSNTTGLQAPMNRFDQDDQNGLRWTITDAAKHASKVIEQAGYSIDDIDVLAAQQANLRTIEPLAKHLGLDHKIVLTDASESGNTSAASIPLGLSKWWHNGKVPADALTLLLGFGSGFAYAGQLIRTPARDPLRSQP, from the coding sequence ATGCAGTTACCGAAGGGCCCTGTTGGTTCCCAAGTCATCGGGCTAGGCCATTACCAGCCAGCGAACTCGATGACCAGCCGTGATCTTGCCAAGATGGTGGACACGAGCGATGACTGGACGCAGTCCCGGACCGGTATCGTCACCCGGCACATTTCCGAGCAAACAGAAACCGTCGCGGACATGGCTGTAGCCGCCGGGCGGCACGCCCTCAGCGACGCAAACGTCGATATCGAGCTTGTCGACTTGATCATTGTTGCCACCACCACGGCCACCGAGCGCACGCCGAATACCGCCGGACGCGTCGCCCACGCCCTGGGCGCCCTTTCACCGGCAATCATTGACATCAACACGGCTTGCTCGGGATTCTGTCATGCCCTTGGCCTCGCGGACAGTGCCATCCGGACCGGTACCGCCACTGTCGCACTTGTCATTGCCGCCGAGCAGCTTTCCGCGCTAACCGATTGGACGGATCGCGGCACCTGCACCCTGACCGCTGACGGTTCCGGGGCCATGATCGTCGCGGCCAGCGATTCTCCACGCATCAGTGCCGTCAATTGGGGTTCCGATCACCGCATGAGCAATACGACTGGACTCCAAGCACCCATGAATCGGTTCGACCAGGACGACCAAAACGGGCTCCGGTGGACAATCACTGACGCCGCCAAACACGCCAGCAAAGTCATCGAACAAGCCGGCTACTCCATCGATGACATCGACGTCCTCGCGGCTCAGCAAGCCAATCTACGCACCATCGAGCCTCTGGCTAAGCACCTGGGACTTGATCACAAGATCGTCCTGACCGACGCCTCGGAATCAGGTAACACCTCCGCAGCCAGCATCCCCCTAGGACTCTCCAAATGGTGGCATAACGGCAAAGTACCCGCCGACGCGCTCACCCTGCTCTTAGGTTTCGGTAGTGGCTTCGCCTACGCCGGCCAACTCATCCGCACCCCAGCCAGGGATCCGCTCCGTTCCCAGCCCTAG
- a CDS encoding SulP family inorganic anion transporter produces the protein MTRLPSALRSAATLLPSWRDYRQFPKTWRQDLLAGVTVGIVALPLALAFGVSSGAGAESGLITAIIAGIVAAVFGGSNIQVSGPTGAMVVVLGPVVATQGLGVLAVVCVMAGLIVVAAGLLRLGRTITYIPWPVIEGFTLGIAMIIFLQQVPSAFGVPAGPSSNAFMAAVEALQTVSGAAVWIPLLVVAVVIVVMVVAPRIHKAIPGSIIAIIVVTVGVNLAQLPVATIGALPDSLPVPRLPSADWETLTALLGPALTIAALAAIESLLSARVAASISDTGPYDADRELVGQGLASVASGFFGGMPATGAIARTAVNIRAGGRTRMSAIIHSFVLIIVIYAASGVVGSIPLAALSGVLMVTAARMISMATVKTIVGSTKSDAVVFIVTALITVSVDLIYAVGIGIAVAAFFALRALANSAGVYREELPDPKAPGDEHIAVFRIDGALFFGVAERLLARVGKIENVAVVILRMSQLQILDATGAQVMTELVHGLERRGITVLIKGIRPQHLRLATRIGVVSSLRHENHLFDTLEDAIEHARSHISRAEHGLNPA, from the coding sequence GTGACGCGCCTCCCGTCCGCCCTGCGCTCGGCTGCAACATTGCTGCCCAGCTGGCGCGATTACCGCCAGTTCCCCAAGACCTGGCGCCAGGACCTGCTGGCCGGCGTGACCGTGGGAATCGTTGCCCTGCCCTTGGCGCTGGCGTTCGGTGTCAGTTCTGGTGCCGGAGCCGAGAGCGGATTGATTACCGCAATCATCGCCGGCATCGTCGCGGCAGTCTTTGGCGGTTCCAACATCCAGGTCTCTGGTCCCACCGGGGCCATGGTGGTGGTCCTCGGCCCGGTCGTGGCAACCCAAGGCCTTGGCGTGTTGGCTGTGGTTTGTGTGATGGCGGGCCTCATCGTGGTGGCGGCAGGATTGCTGCGCCTTGGTCGAACCATCACCTACATACCGTGGCCGGTGATCGAGGGATTCACCCTGGGCATCGCCATGATCATTTTCCTCCAACAGGTCCCCTCGGCATTTGGCGTACCCGCAGGACCTAGTAGCAATGCCTTCATGGCCGCCGTCGAAGCCCTCCAAACCGTGAGCGGGGCGGCCGTTTGGATTCCCTTGTTGGTTGTTGCCGTGGTTATTGTGGTCATGGTCGTGGCCCCGCGCATCCACAAGGCCATCCCCGGGTCGATCATCGCCATCATCGTCGTCACCGTGGGCGTCAATCTGGCCCAGCTACCCGTGGCGACCATTGGGGCATTGCCCGATTCGCTGCCGGTACCACGGCTGCCTTCGGCGGACTGGGAAACCCTGACAGCACTGCTGGGGCCAGCCCTGACGATTGCAGCGCTGGCCGCCATCGAATCCCTGCTGTCGGCTCGCGTTGCGGCCTCAATTTCAGACACGGGACCCTATGACGCCGACCGTGAACTCGTGGGCCAAGGCCTCGCCTCCGTGGCCTCGGGCTTCTTCGGTGGCATGCCCGCAACCGGGGCCATCGCCCGAACCGCCGTGAACATCCGTGCCGGCGGTCGCACTCGCATGTCGGCAATCATCCATTCATTCGTGCTGATTATTGTCATCTATGCAGCAAGCGGTGTGGTGGGGAGCATTCCCCTCGCAGCGCTGTCCGGCGTTTTGATGGTCACGGCGGCCAGGATGATCTCGATGGCGACCGTGAAAACAATTGTCGGGTCCACCAAGTCCGACGCCGTCGTCTTCATCGTCACGGCGCTCATCACCGTCAGCGTCGACCTGATCTACGCGGTGGGCATCGGCATTGCCGTTGCGGCTTTCTTCGCTCTACGGGCCTTGGCCAATTCCGCTGGCGTGTATCGGGAAGAACTTCCCGATCCGAAGGCCCCGGGGGACGAACATATTGCGGTTTTCCGTATCGACGGTGCACTGTTCTTCGGAGTCGCCGAACGACTGCTGGCCCGTGTGGGAAAAATAGAGAACGTTGCCGTGGTGATCCTGCGCATGTCGCAGCTCCAGATCTTGGACGCCACCGGAGCACAGGTCATGACCGAACTCGTGCACGGACTGGAACGGCGCGGAATCACTGTGCTGATTAAGGGAATCCGCCCCCAGCACCTGCGTCTAGCCACCAGGATCGGGGTGGTCTCATCCCTGCGGCACGAGAACCACCTCTTTGACACGCTTGAAGACGCCATTGAGCATGCGCGAAGCCATATCAGCCGGGCCGAACACGGACTGAATCCGGCCTGA
- a CDS encoding metalloregulator ArsR/SmtB family transcription factor — protein sequence MDQYFDAQRPLYEVKANLFKGLSHPIRVSVLEVLTRKAEVSVTELLTSTGLESSHLSQHLSVLRRHNLVVAERRGSQVFYRLAYPQVADLLRVARSLLVEILQTTHEQLATSAGLPELVQDPS from the coding sequence ATGGATCAGTACTTTGACGCGCAGCGACCGCTGTACGAGGTGAAGGCGAACCTCTTTAAGGGCCTGTCACATCCGATACGCGTCAGCGTGTTGGAGGTACTGACCCGCAAGGCCGAGGTTTCGGTGACGGAGTTGCTCACGAGCACGGGACTGGAGTCCTCGCATCTCTCCCAGCACCTATCTGTCCTGCGCCGGCATAACCTTGTTGTCGCCGAACGCCGTGGCAGTCAGGTTTTCTACAGGCTGGCTTATCCGCAGGTGGCGGATCTGCTCCGGGTGGCCCGCTCGTTGTTGGTCGAAATCCTTCAAACCACACATGAGCAGCTCGCCACCAGTGCCGGCCTTCCGGAGCTTGTCCAGGATCCCAGCTAG
- a CDS encoding phosphoketolase gives MNHRPEFSETDDVLSPQELQRIHAWWRAANYLSVGQIYLMDNPLLREPLLPEHVKPRLLGHWGTTPGLNFIYAHLNRAIMKRDLEMMYVMGPGHGGPGPVAAGWLEGTYSETYPNISQDLEGMKRLFKQFSFPGGIPSHVAPETPGSIHEGGELGYSLSHAYGAAFDNPELIVAAVVGDGEAETGPLAASWHSNKFMNPARDGAVLPILHLNGYKIANPTILARMDRDELDALLRGYGHIPHYVEGKDPEQMHQDFARTLDACLDEIREIMRRAREDGQIQRPRWPMIVLRSPKGWTGPAEVDGKKVEGSWRSHQVPFSAARENESHRQILETWLRSYRPEELFDESGAPVEEIRSLHPAGPRRMSATPHANGGILLRDLRMPDFRDYAVQVNKPGTGAVEATRVLGQMLRDVMAANMDNFRVFSPDENNSNRLAAVLEATDRTWNAHTVPEDDHLAPDGRVMEILSEHTCQGWLEGYLLTGRHGFFSCYEAFIHVVDSMFNQHAKWLDTSNSIPWRRPVASLNYLLTSHVWRQDHNGFSHQDPGFIDHVINKKSEVIRVYLPPDANTLLSVADHCLRSRQYVNVIVAGKQPQMQFLDMADAIVHCTKGIGIWDWASTDTDAEPDVVMGAAGDVPTMETLAAVEILRSRFPDLSIRVVNVVDLLRLQDEATNPHGLADREFDALFTTDKPVIFAYHGYPWLIHRLTYRRSNHGNFHVRGYKEEGTTTTPFDMCVLNQIDRFNLAIDVIDRVPRLQDISSHVREELKNKLIEHRQYIRTHGEDMPEIRNWQWSANPGAADQPTPQAP, from the coding sequence ATGAATCACCGCCCAGAGTTTTCCGAAACAGATGACGTCTTATCCCCCCAAGAACTGCAGCGCATCCACGCGTGGTGGCGCGCGGCAAACTATCTGTCCGTGGGGCAGATCTATCTCATGGACAACCCGCTGCTGCGCGAACCGCTGCTGCCTGAGCATGTCAAGCCGCGACTGCTCGGTCACTGGGGCACCACCCCTGGACTGAACTTTATTTACGCACACTTAAACCGGGCGATTATGAAACGCGATCTGGAGATGATGTACGTCATGGGTCCGGGACACGGCGGGCCCGGACCGGTCGCGGCAGGATGGTTGGAAGGCACCTACAGCGAGACCTACCCCAATATTTCCCAGGATCTAGAGGGCATGAAGCGGTTGTTCAAGCAGTTTTCCTTCCCCGGAGGCATACCGAGCCATGTTGCCCCGGAAACCCCCGGATCTATCCACGAAGGCGGGGAGCTGGGGTATTCGCTCTCTCATGCCTACGGGGCGGCCTTTGATAATCCTGAGCTGATTGTTGCTGCTGTGGTGGGAGACGGGGAGGCAGAGACCGGGCCACTGGCGGCCAGCTGGCACTCCAATAAATTCATGAACCCCGCCCGTGACGGAGCAGTGCTGCCGATCCTGCACCTGAACGGCTACAAGATCGCCAACCCCACCATCTTGGCCAGGATGGACCGGGACGAACTCGACGCGCTGCTGCGCGGCTACGGACATATCCCCCACTATGTGGAGGGCAAAGACCCCGAACAAATGCACCAAGACTTCGCTCGAACTCTGGATGCCTGCCTCGATGAGATCAGGGAAATTATGCGCCGGGCCCGAGAGGACGGCCAGATCCAGCGGCCCCGCTGGCCGATGATAGTGCTCCGTTCCCCCAAGGGCTGGACCGGCCCCGCCGAAGTCGACGGGAAAAAGGTCGAGGGTTCCTGGCGATCGCATCAGGTACCATTTAGCGCCGCACGCGAAAACGAGAGTCACCGGCAGATCTTGGAAACCTGGCTGCGCAGCTACCGCCCGGAGGAGCTCTTCGATGAATCAGGGGCTCCGGTTGAAGAAATCCGTAGCCTGCATCCCGCAGGACCGCGCCGGATGAGCGCCACCCCGCACGCCAATGGCGGGATTCTCCTGCGTGATCTGCGGATGCCCGATTTTCGTGACTACGCGGTTCAGGTGAATAAACCGGGCACCGGCGCGGTGGAAGCCACTCGAGTGCTCGGGCAGATGCTTCGGGACGTCATGGCGGCGAACATGGACAACTTCCGCGTCTTCTCCCCGGATGAAAACAACTCGAACCGACTCGCAGCCGTCCTCGAAGCCACCGACCGCACGTGGAACGCCCACACCGTGCCCGAGGATGACCACTTGGCTCCGGACGGGCGGGTGATGGAAATCCTGTCCGAACATACCTGCCAGGGCTGGCTTGAAGGCTACCTGCTGACCGGCCGCCACGGATTCTTCTCCTGCTATGAGGCGTTCATCCACGTCGTCGACTCGATGTTCAACCAACACGCCAAATGGCTGGACACCAGCAATTCGATTCCTTGGCGGCGGCCTGTCGCTTCCCTTAACTACCTGCTGACCTCCCACGTCTGGCGGCAGGACCACAACGGTTTCTCGCACCAGGACCCCGGCTTCATCGACCACGTGATCAATAAGAAGTCCGAGGTCATCCGGGTATACCTCCCCCCGGACGCGAACACTCTGTTATCTGTCGCCGACCATTGCCTGCGCAGCCGCCAGTACGTCAACGTGATCGTGGCCGGCAAGCAGCCGCAGATGCAGTTCCTGGACATGGCCGACGCGATCGTGCACTGCACCAAGGGCATCGGCATCTGGGATTGGGCCAGCACGGACACCGATGCCGAACCCGATGTGGTGATGGGCGCTGCCGGGGATGTGCCGACCATGGAAACCCTTGCCGCCGTCGAGATCCTGCGCTCTCGGTTCCCGGATCTGTCGATCCGGGTGGTTAACGTCGTGGACCTACTGCGGCTCCAGGATGAGGCCACTAACCCGCATGGTCTGGCAGATCGTGAGTTTGATGCGCTGTTCACCACGGACAAGCCCGTGATTTTCGCCTATCACGGTTACCCGTGGTTGATCCACCGGCTCACGTACCGGCGCAGCAACCACGGCAACTTTCACGTCCGCGGGTATAAGGAGGAGGGCACCACCACCACTCCGTTCGACATGTGCGTGCTCAACCAGATCGACCGCTTCAACCTTGCCATCGATGTGATCGACCGGGTGCCGCGGCTCCAGGACATCTCGTCGCACGTGCGCGAGGAGCTCAAAAACAAGCTCATCGAGCACCGCCAGTACATCCGGACCCACGGTGAAGACATGCCGGAGATCAGAAACTGGCAATGGAGCGCCAATCCCGGTGCCGCCGACCAGCCCACGCCTCAGGCACCGTAG